In Drosophila bipectinata strain 14024-0381.07 chromosome 2R, DbipHiC1v2, whole genome shotgun sequence, one genomic interval encodes:
- the RN-tre gene encoding USP6 N-terminal-like protein isoform X1, translated as MTDGEQQEALVKRAEDEREGIFRRYELGLDPTNKVDSWENPTFEIYHITDKYGFMHDSRLPETRDAHEVHRTKIEVERVKKWVKMLETWPPPPDKLHKRVYKGIPDRMRWPAWIRLLNVKQSIENNKDVYNRMLVLAKKYSTETRQIDADVNRQFRDNLAYRERYSVKQCSLFNVLNAYSIYNSELGYCQGMACVAGVLLLYMQEEEAFWALNTLITDQKYGMHGLFIEGFPKLTRFIDHHDRILSKIMRKLHKHFTKHNVDALLYAIKWFFVVFVERVPFSLSLRVWDIFLLDGDKVILSMAITILYLHKDELLHLKDMDAIIEYLQVKLHKNFGYNDDDAIQALERVMKKLKDLKLDVPPPAKSNEFPTRTLGDFVEADMEKKIGRRRNDYTDTEKQVITDVISRQEQNAIEVQSTVSYETSECATGDAYSMKTYQSITSLATSPANSSYSLYSNGYVVTTPESVQDNARSQSIHNLSYLTAQQQPYAPPSGLQHTRHSFSSESDSRTRLDLDQALEALQRQQLHMHTKSPSSQGVYIIHNGHQEASDAQVIANGDGDDDDALSVENTRL; from the exons ATGACGGATGGCGAACAGCAGGAGGCACTGGTCAAGCGGGCCGAGGACGAGCGGGAGGGCATCTTTCGCCGCTACGAGCTTGGCCTGGACCCCACCAACAAGGTGGACTCCTGGGAGAATCCCACCTTCGAGATCTATCACATAACAGACAA ATATGGCTTCATGCACGACTCCCGCCTGCCGGAAACCCGCGACGCTCATGAGGTGCATCGCACCAAAATCGAAGTGGAGCGCGTTAAGAAATGGGTGAAGATGCTGGAGACTTGGCCACCGCCGCCAGACAAGCTGCACAAGCGCGTATACAAGGGGATTCCCGATCGCATGCGCTGGCCGGCCTGGATACGATTGCTAAATGTCAAGCAATCGATCGAAAACAACAAAGATGTGTACAACCGCATGCTGGTGCTGGCCAAGAAGTACTCCACGGAGACGCGACAGATCGATGCCGACGTAAACCGGCAGTTTAGGGACAATCTCGCCTACCGGGAGCGCTACAGCGTCAAGCAGTGTTCCCTTTTCAATGTGCTCAACGCCTACAGTATCTACAACTCGGAGCTGGGATACTGCCAGGGCATGGCCTGTGTCGCCGGCGTCCTGCTGCTCTACatgcaggaggaggaggcctTCTGGGCTCTAAACACGCTAATTACGGACCAAAAATATGGAATGCACGGCCTGTTTATTGAAGGCTTTCCCAAGCTGACGCGCTTCATCGACCACCACGATCGCATACTGTCCAAGATAATGCGCAAGCTCCACAAGCACTTTACCAAACACAACGTTGACGCGCTGCTCTACGCCATCAAGTGGTTTTTTGTGGTCTTCGTCGAACGA GTTCCCTTTAGCCTTAGTCTGCGTGTGTGGGATATATTTCTGTTGGACGGCGATAAGGTTATTCTATCCATGGCCATCACGATCCTCTATCTCCACAAGGACGAACTGCTGCATCTCAAAGACATGGACGCCATCATCGAGTATTTGCAGGTGAAACTGCACAAGAACTTTGGCTACAACGACGACGACGCCATCCAGGCTCTGGAGCGCGTTATGAAAAAGCTGAAGGACCTGAAGCTGGACGTTCCACCGCCAGCCAAGTCAAATGAGTTCCCCACGCGCACATTGGGCGACTTTGTGGAGGCTGACATGGAGAAGAAGATCGGTCGCAGGCGCAACGATTACACGGATACCGAAAAGCAAGTCATAACAGATGTGATATCAAG ACAAGAACAAAACGCGATTGAGGTACAATCGACAGTGTCCTACGAGACTTCGGAGTGCGCCACGG GTGATGCATACTCAATGAAAACCTATCAGAGTATCACTAGCCTAGCCACCTCCCCGGCGAATAGTAGCTACTCGCTGTACAGCAACGGATATGTGGTGACCACTCCCGAAAGTGTCCAAGACAATGCTCGCAGCCAGAGTATCCACAATCTCAGCTATCTCACCGCCCAGCAGCAGCCGTATGCTCCGCCCAGCGGGCTGCAGCACACGCGGCACAGCTTCAGCAGCGAAAGCGATAGTCGCACTCGCCTCGATCTGGATCAGGCGTTGGAGGCACTCCAGCGACAGCAACTGCACATGCACACAAAGAGTCCCAGCAGCCAGGGTGTCTATATCATCCACAACGGTCACCAGGAGGCATCGGATGCCCAGGTCATTGCCAACGGAGACGGAGACGACGATGATGCGCTGAGCGTGGAGAACACGCGCCTCTAG
- the dmpd gene encoding uncharacterized protein dmpd produces the protein MVSTRQMCGSAASGAGSTFAPPLEAASTSGSSSSTSMSSNVVSQQGAQEPESTGARTSVLRRTANYNNNPSQTQSQLSSPATLAFSASVVTRHHSYNMQMQRSDRVRPAAAAVAGGHVTTPTTNLLDLPNELIEKTLSYLDYKKISHLRLVSHRFNDISMAMLNAAFSKQIKTTFSRFQSIKASMPRRESARRNHPLACECDIIETCYMRLSLLQMSMGKHIERGHCCFFPGAILDEVQAILNYISITPRLQRPYRVTDELFDLSTMAMEYFKDRIEPTLPGLAYFNKDFYKLPTTTKRPILAISSDLEDSASNSPPQNHMVLRKGIRKIKQGMKMYNNQLTVLRTELRTCKRKAAEQSKQLAEQQNLLAEQQKQTLEYANRLDENDKKNEEMARKFSTLLQELNKCKTELQFWRSKSPAIPAVCSSCNQKAAPVVPPEDFQVLVNQGVDPEHFIIISEDADGDTESDVSVGELKEFASPDESTTAKLLAVSSAARNLKRKQPSEGPSNAIASTSKAAEAAQSNQQLQTAGGYSPKLFYGNHQRSGVIVSPVSMKLATASQPATETVTVAPAGGPEATEEPEEAKKARRVQKTSRYVNTAGKRSK, from the exons ATGGTGTCCACCCGCCAAATGTGCGGCAGTGCCGCCAGCGGGGCCGGATCCACCTTTGCGCCGCCACTAGAGGCAGCCAGCACCTCTGGCTcttcctcctccacctccatgTCGTCGAATGTGGTATCGCAACAGGGAGCCCAGGAGCCAGAGTCCACGGGCGCTCGTACTTCCGTCCTGCGGCGCACGgccaactacaacaacaatcCATCGCAAACGCAATCGCAGCTCTCCTCACCGGCCACCCTGGCCTTCTCAGCCAGCGTGGTGACCCGCCACCACTCGTACAACATGCAGATGCAGCGGAGCGATCGGGTGcgacctgctgctgctgctgttgctggtggccATGTCACCACCCCGACGACAAATCTGCTCGATCTGCCCAACGAGCTGATCGAAAAGACGCTCAGCTATTTGGACTACAAGAAAATCTCGCATCTCAGATTG GTGTCGCATCGCTTCAACGACATTTCTATGGCCATGCTGAACGCAGCCTTCTCCAAGCAGATCAAGACGACGTTCAGCCGCTTCCAGTCGATCAAGGCCAGTATGCCACGGCGGGAATCGGCCCGCCGTAACCACCCGCTGGCCTGCGAGTGCGACATCATCGAGACCTGCTATATGCGGCTCTCCTTGCTCCAGATGTCCATGGGTAAACACATTGAGCGGGGTCACTGCTGCTTCTTTCCAGGCGCC ATATTGGATGAAGTGCAGGCCATTTTAAACTATATCAGTATTACGCCCAGGCTGCAGCGACCGTATCGGGTAACCGATGAGCTCTTCGATCTCTCCACCATGGCCATGGAATACTTTAAGGACCGCATCGAGCCCACACTTCCGGGTCTGGCCTACTTCAACAAGGATTTCTACAAGTTGCCCACCACTACAAAACGAC CCATTCTTGCCATCAGCTCAGATCTCGAGGACAGTGCCAGCAACTCGCCCCCACAGAATCATATGGTGCTTCGCAAGGGCATCCGGAAGATTAAACAGGGCATGAAGATGTACAACAACCAGCTGACGGTGCTGCGCACCGAGTTGCGAACCTGCAAGCGGAAAGCTGCCGAGCAGAGCAAGCAGCTGGCCGAGCAGCAAAATCTCTTGGCGGAGCAGCAGAAACAGACTTTGGAGTACGCCAATCGGCTGGACGAGAATGACAAGAAAAACGAGGAGATGGCCCGCAAGTTCTCCACTCTTTTACAG GAGCTCAACAAGTGCAAAACGGAGCTGCAGTTTTGGCGCTCCAAAAGTCCAGCCATTCCTGCCGTGTGCAGCTCGTGCAATCAAAAGGCAGCACCTGTGGTGCCGCCAGAGGATTTTCAGGTGCTGGTCAACCAAGGTGTCGATCCGGAGCACTTCATCATCATTAGCGAGGATGCTGATGGGGATACCGAGAGTGATGTTAGTGTGGGCGAGCTGAAAGAGTTTGCCTCCCCGGACGAGTCCACTACAGCCAAGCTTCTGGCTGTGAGTTCGGCCGCAAGGAATCTCAAGCGGAAACAGCCGTCGGAGGGCCCATCCAACGCCATTGCGTCAACTTCGAAGGCGGCGGAAGCAGCCCAATCCAATCAGCAACTGCAGACAGCCGGCGGCTACTCGCCGAAGCTCTTTTATGGCAATCACCAGCGCAGCGGCGTTATAGTCAGTCCAGTTTCCATGAAGCTGGCGACTGCCTCACAGCCGGCCACGGAAACAGTGACCGTGGCGCCGGCTGGTGGCCCCGAGGCTACCGAAGAACCGGAGGAGGCGAAGAAGGCACGTAGAGTACAAAAGACCAGCAGATATGTAAATACAGCTGGCAAACGGAGTAAATAA
- the RN-tre gene encoding USP6 N-terminal-like protein isoform X2 produces the protein MTDGEQQEALVKRAEDEREGIFRRYELGLDPTNKVDSWENPTFEIYHITDKYGFMHDSRLPETRDAHEVHRTKIEVERVKKWVKMLETWPPPPDKLHKRVYKGIPDRMRWPAWIRLLNVKQSIENNKDVYNRMLVLAKKYSTETRQIDADVNRQFRDNLAYRERYSVKQCSLFNVLNAYSIYNSELGYCQGMACVAGVLLLYMQEEEAFWALNTLITDQKYGMHGLFIEGFPKLTRFIDHHDRILSKIMRKLHKHFTKHNVDALLYAIKWFFVVFVERVPFSLSLRVWDIFLLDGDKVILSMAITILYLHKDELLHLKDMDAIIEYLQVKLHKNFGYNDDDAIQALERVMKKLKDLKLDVPPPAKSNEFPTRTLGDFVEADMEKKIGRRRNDYTDTEKQVITDVISRQEQNAIEVQSTVSYETSECATVTLTVPEDSHSIRSSLAGTSVASHGSSETMSLEDNNIHLKTANMLQNTPQREMLLGT, from the exons ATGACGGATGGCGAACAGCAGGAGGCACTGGTCAAGCGGGCCGAGGACGAGCGGGAGGGCATCTTTCGCCGCTACGAGCTTGGCCTGGACCCCACCAACAAGGTGGACTCCTGGGAGAATCCCACCTTCGAGATCTATCACATAACAGACAA ATATGGCTTCATGCACGACTCCCGCCTGCCGGAAACCCGCGACGCTCATGAGGTGCATCGCACCAAAATCGAAGTGGAGCGCGTTAAGAAATGGGTGAAGATGCTGGAGACTTGGCCACCGCCGCCAGACAAGCTGCACAAGCGCGTATACAAGGGGATTCCCGATCGCATGCGCTGGCCGGCCTGGATACGATTGCTAAATGTCAAGCAATCGATCGAAAACAACAAAGATGTGTACAACCGCATGCTGGTGCTGGCCAAGAAGTACTCCACGGAGACGCGACAGATCGATGCCGACGTAAACCGGCAGTTTAGGGACAATCTCGCCTACCGGGAGCGCTACAGCGTCAAGCAGTGTTCCCTTTTCAATGTGCTCAACGCCTACAGTATCTACAACTCGGAGCTGGGATACTGCCAGGGCATGGCCTGTGTCGCCGGCGTCCTGCTGCTCTACatgcaggaggaggaggcctTCTGGGCTCTAAACACGCTAATTACGGACCAAAAATATGGAATGCACGGCCTGTTTATTGAAGGCTTTCCCAAGCTGACGCGCTTCATCGACCACCACGATCGCATACTGTCCAAGATAATGCGCAAGCTCCACAAGCACTTTACCAAACACAACGTTGACGCGCTGCTCTACGCCATCAAGTGGTTTTTTGTGGTCTTCGTCGAACGA GTTCCCTTTAGCCTTAGTCTGCGTGTGTGGGATATATTTCTGTTGGACGGCGATAAGGTTATTCTATCCATGGCCATCACGATCCTCTATCTCCACAAGGACGAACTGCTGCATCTCAAAGACATGGACGCCATCATCGAGTATTTGCAGGTGAAACTGCACAAGAACTTTGGCTACAACGACGACGACGCCATCCAGGCTCTGGAGCGCGTTATGAAAAAGCTGAAGGACCTGAAGCTGGACGTTCCACCGCCAGCCAAGTCAAATGAGTTCCCCACGCGCACATTGGGCGACTTTGTGGAGGCTGACATGGAGAAGAAGATCGGTCGCAGGCGCAACGATTACACGGATACCGAAAAGCAAGTCATAACAGATGTGATATCAAG ACAAGAACAAAACGCGATTGAGGTACAATCGACAGTGTCCTACGAGACTTCGGAGTGCGCCACGG TTACGCTTACTGTTCCCGAGGACTCGCACTCAATACGAAGTTCGCTTGCAGGTACCTCAGTTGCCTCGCACGGCTCGTCGGAGACCATGTCGCTGGAGGACAATAA taTTCACCTGAAAACCGCCAACATGCTGCAGAACACTCCTCAGCGCGAAATGCTGCTGGGCACCTGA
- the LOC108132136 gene encoding arginine-hydroxylase NDUFAF5, mitochondrial, translating to MLRKLTKLATLKVRCELRHLSSLTQTSQNIFDRNAKRLQKERAALSENVGLYDYLKEEVGFRLADRVFDIKREFKAAADIGCSRGYLSKHILAESVEHLTLTDSSATMLEQAQGTPGLKMLKLVKDEETLDFEENSLDLVISSLSLHWVNDLPGCFANIKRSLKPDGVFIASMFGGDTLYELRCSLQLAELERKGGISPHISPFTQIRDIGSLLNRAGFTMLTIDTDELVIGYPSMFELMWDLKGMAENNAAFNRPVHLSRETMLAASAIYKELYSKPNENGVPATFQIIYFVGWKPGPNQPQPLARGSGEVSLKDLGNIIEKGGKLDTKAGD from the exons ATGTTGAGAAAATTGACCAAGCTAGCGACCTTAAAGGTCAGGTGTGAGCTGCGACACCTGTCTTCGCTTACACAAACCTCCCAAAACATCTTTGACCGAAATGCGAAGCGCTTGCAAAAGGAACGTGCTGCCCTCAG TGAAAATGTCGGTCTTTATGATTACCTCAAAGAAGAGGTGGGCTTTCGCCTGGCGGACCGGGTATTCGACATTAAACGAGAGTTTAAGGCTGCAGCTGACATTGGATGCAGTCGTGGGTACCTGTCGAAACACATACTGGCGGAAAGCGTGGAGCATCTGACGCTGACGGACTCCAGTGCCACCATGTTGGAGCAGGCCCAGGGCACTCCTGGCCTCAAAATGCTAAAGCTAGTGAAGGATGAGGAAACTTTAGAT TTTGAGGAAAACTCCCTGGACCTGGTCATCTCCAGTCTGAGTCTTCATTGGGTTAACGACTTGCCCGGCTGTTTTGCCAACATCAAGCGCAGCCTAAAGCCTGACGGAGTCTTCATAGCTTCGATGTTTGGAGGAGACACGCTGTACGAACTGCGTTGCTCCCTTCAACTGGCTGAACTGGAGCGTAAAGGAGGAATTTCCCCGCACATCTCGCCCTTTACCCAGATACGGGACATTGGCTCCCTGCTCAACCGCGCTGGCTTCACAATGCTTACCATAGATACGGACGAACTGGTTATCGGTTACCCCAGCATGTTCGAGCTAATGTGGGATCTCAAAGGAATGGCCGAGAATAACGCAGCCTTCAATAGGCCAGTTCACCTCAGTCGGGAGACGATGCTGGCAGCCAGTGCCATATACAAAGAGCTGTACTCGAAACCCAACGAAAACGGTGTGCCCGCCACCTTTCAAATCATTTACTTTGTGGGCTGGAAACCGGGTCCCAATCAACCGCAACCCCTAGCCCGGGGCTCCGGAGAGGTGTCGCTTAAGGATCTGGGAAATATCATCGAGAAGGGCGGCAAACTGGACACGAAGGCGGGGGACTAG
- the Ctf4 gene encoding WD repeat and HMG-box DNA-binding protein 1, with translation MSFSRSALRYAHTNGYTGLLYTPRGEFIITCGTDGDIRHWTSISDDDPRSSCLGEFVMCIAHTGTRLLASTDRNTVHAYTFPDMDSDGIMMRFTAPATCVRVVGEYTAAGSEDTNIKVLKGDTPGNETVLEGHTGPVLSLDMFVERKLLASIAGDGHLKVWNFEEGKELKSVSGLPKVNSFESASLFGTPTFEPKSGELLAYAADNEIVVLNTANWEVAFKLRDERVSSNYSCCQFSPKGDRLAAGTTKGEISIFDVKKRKALPVEMPPNDCNSITCLAWNRSGEEEVAFCDATGQLGTVFLSDGNEIVGEDGVEEAQDDLLDGYEFEGADELENPQDDGDGVSLEQLKRKVMNFADPVDVDETSNQSLASSRTAPVPAAPQIKFFKQQAAFQPSSTPSDLEHRYMAWNDVGIVTGHVEPSGDGSIDVEFHDASLHHALHISNYNHHNLASLSSGALALASNESSKLVVIALAAAGNKEWSLSLPDCESVEALVATSHLVAVATSSSFLRIFSVMGTQREVLSIPGPVVALAGHEHCLMLVYHSSHPSQTQQHLAAMLVTINGLNLRLEHLPVALTPGRNLSWLGFSDTGSPSFADNMGLVQLYRKSSNAWFPICDTMKQSSSVSNNYFVVAVSERRQIIQAVLCRGTSYPMTNPKPMLHELRMQIPLCDIEVEKSELEDALLRSSLMQVDGAEKIQKETAIKLFALACSGECETRARELIESIACTELLQLAVKYATKRGRIHLSDRLCELLPQLEAIQEARKQQTLLGSSGIAATIVLPMTPTSATQTSGPKPKAIELNSAKRGALKRFSNSPNMFKAASAASRPSTPDVPHSPLDTQENIFGESEPEPLSGKTAEQRTPLNSVNPFAMKRKLGDTGVIFGSEKLKLAKK, from the coding sequence atgagCTTCTCGCGTAGTGCCTTGCGCTATGCTCACACCAACGGCTACACTGGACTCCTGTACACACCGCGCGGCGAGTTCATCATCACGTGCGGCACCGACGGCGACATCCGCCACTGGACCTCCATTAGCGATGACGACCCCCGATCCAGCTGCCTGGGTGAATTCGTCATGTGCATCGCCCACACGGGCACTCGACTGTTGGCCTCCACGGATCGCAACACCGTTCACGCCTATACCTTTCCGGACATGGACAGCGATGGCATTATGATGCGGTTCACCGCTCCAGCGACATGCGTCCGAGTGGTTGGTGAATATACCGCTGCAGGCAGCGAGGACACCAATATCAAGGTGCTGAAAGGCGACACTCCTGGCAATGAAACTGTTCTAGAAGGACACACTGGACCTGTTTTGTCTCTGGACATGTTCGTTGAACGCAAACTTCTGGCTTCTATAGCTGGAGATGGCCATTTAAAGGTCTGGAACTTCGAGGAGGGCAAGGAGCTAAAGAGCGTATCTGGCTTGCCAAAAGTAAACAGCTTTGAGAGCGCCAGTCTCTTTGGAACACCCACTTTTGAACCCAAGAGTGGGGAGCTTCTGGCCTATGCAGCGGACAATGAGATTGTGGTCCTAAATACTGCGAACTGGGAGGTGGCCTTCAAGCTGCGCGACGAAAGGGTGTCTAGTAACTACAGCTGCTGTCAGTTTTCCCCGAAAGGGGATCGTTTGGCCGCCGGAACCACAAAAGGAGAAATAAGCATCTTTGATGTAAAGAAGAGAAAAGCGCTTCCAGTGGAGATGCCGCCAAATGACTGCAACTCCATCACCTGTTTGGCTTGGAACCGATCTGGCGAAGAGGAAGTCGCTTTTTGTGATGCCACTGGGCAGCTAGGAACCGTATTCCTAAGTGATGGAAATGAAATCGTTGGAGAGGATGGCGTAGAGGAGGCCCAGGACGACCTACTTGATGGCTATGAGTTTGAGGGTGCCGATGAGTTGGAAAACCCGCAGGATGATGGTGATGGCGTGAGCTTGGAGCAACTGAAGCGCAAAGTTATGAATTTTGCTGATCCTGTGGACGTTGACGAGACGTCCAACCAGTCCTTGGCCAGCAGCCGTACAGCGCCCGTTCCCGCTGCTCCTCAGATCAAATTCTTCAAGCAACAGGCGGCGTTTCAGCCAAGTTCAACGCCCAGTGACCTGGAGCACCGCTACATGGCCTGGAACGATGTGGGCATTGTCACGGGCCATGTGGAACCGTCAGGAGATGGCTCCATCGACGTGGAGTTTCACGATGCCAGCCTACACCATGCCTTGCACATCAGCAACTACAATCACCATAACTTGGCCAGCCTGAGCAGTGGAGCACTCGCTCTAGCTTCCAATGAGTCCAGCAAGCTGGTGGTAATTGCCCTTGCCGCCGCTGGAAACAAAGAGTGGTCGCTCAGCTTGCCAGATTGCGAGAGTGTGGAGGCCCTAGTGGCCACCAGCCACTTGGTTGCCGTAGCCACCAGCTCCAGCTTCCTCCGCATCTTCAGTGTGATGGGTACCCAGCGTGAGGTTCTCAGCATTCCGGGACCGGTGGTGGCACTCGCTGGACATGAGCACTGCCTGATGCTGGTCTATCACAGTTCGCATCCCAGCCAGACACAACAACATCTTGCTGCTATGCTGGTAACCATAAACGGGCTCAACCTGCGCCTGGAGCATCTGCCAGTTGCGCTCACTCCCGGTCGAAATCTGTCTTGGCTTGGCTTCAGTGACACGGGATCTCCTAGTTTTGCGGATAACATGGGGTTGGTTCAACTCTATAGAAAGAGCAGCAACGCCTGGTTCCCCATCTGCGACACCATGAAGCAGAGCTCCAGCGTGTCTAACAACTATTTTGTGGTGGCTGTTTCGGAACGTCGACAAATCATACAGGCCGTGCTCTGCCGCGGCACCTCGTACCCCATGACCAATCCCAAGCCCATGCTTCATGAGTTACGCATGCAGATCCCACTGTGCGACATCGAAGTGGAGAAGTCGGAGCTGGAGGACGCCCTGCTTCGTTCCAGCCTGATGCAAGTTGACGGCGCGGAGAAGATCCAAAAGGAGACGGCCATTAAACTTTTCGCCTTGGCCTGCAGCGGCGAGTGCGAGACTCGAGCCAGGGAGCTGATAGAATCGATTGCCTGCACCGAGCTACTCCAGTTGGCGGTGAAGTACGCAACCAAGCGTGGACGGATCCATCTATCCGACCGACTTTGCGAGTTGCTGCCGCAGCTAGAGGCCATCCAGGAGGCACGCAAGCAACAGACATTGCTGGGATCCAGCGGTATAGCGGCCACTATTGTCCTGCCCATGACGCCGACCTCAGCAACCCAGACCAGCGGACCAAAACCCAAAGCTATTGAGCTGAACTCCGCCAAACGAGGAGCCCTCAAACGCTTCAGCAACTCGCCAAATATGTTCAAGGCAGCATCAGCAGCGTCGCGTCCTTCGACTCCGGATGTACCGCACTCACCCCTAGACACGCAGGAGAACATTTTCGGGGAGTCTGAGCCGGAGCCACTTTCTGGAAAGACGGCAGAACAAAGGACTCCTCTGAATTCTGTTAATCCGTTTGCCATGAAGCGAAAACTGGGCGACACCGGAGTCATCTTCGGCTCCGAGAAGCTTAAGCTGGCAAAGAAATAA